One window of Ralstonia pickettii DTP0602 genomic DNA carries:
- a CDS encoding aspartate decarboxylase (K01579: panD; aspartate 1-decarboxylase [EC:4.1.1.11]): MQRIMLRAKLHRVTVTQADLNYEGSCGIDQDLLDAADMKEFEKIELYNVNNGERFSTYIIKGERGSGEISLNGAAARRAHLGDQLIICTYAPMTDEEIATYKPKVILVNEKNGIKEIKKV; the protein is encoded by the coding sequence ATGCAACGCATCATGCTCCGCGCCAAGCTCCACCGCGTCACCGTGACGCAGGCGGACCTCAACTACGAGGGTTCGTGCGGCATCGACCAGGACCTGCTGGACGCTGCCGACATGAAGGAGTTCGAGAAGATCGAGCTGTACAACGTGAACAACGGCGAGCGCTTCTCCACCTACATCATCAAGGGCGAGCGCGGCAGCGGCGAGATCTCGCTGAATGGCGCCGCGGCGCGCCGTGCGCACCTGGGCGACCAGCTGATCATCTGCACCTACGCGCCGATGACCGACGAGGAAATCGCCACGTACAAGCCCAAGGTCATCCTGGTGAACGAGAAGAACGGCATCAAGGAAATCAAGAAGGTCTGA
- a CDS encoding DNA methyltransferase (K07444: ypsC; putative N6-adenine-specific DNA methylase [EC:2.1.1.-]), producing MTQAFFAPCPRGLESALAEELREIAVRPGMAALAPFTVHQEVPGGVNFSGEMAAAYAVNLHSRIASRVLMRVAARGYRHEDDIYTLARGVRWEQWFSPDESLRVDITSHKSPLRSLNFTALRVKDGVCDAMRERLGARPSVDTVSPDVRIYAHLTERDCTLYLDTTGEPLFKRGWRTEKGEAPLKENLAAGILRLAGWVPGQTFQPFYDPMCGSGTFLIEAAQVALGIAPGGSRSFAFEWLKGVDTKAWQKLKSDAQRARMLASADELQVVGSEISTDMLAITRANWERAGLPGEARTKQVDARFIQPPYEEPGLLLMNPPYGERIAVRGQRRTPEEEAPRDEVEEAAANQFASAFATTLKQHFAGWQAWVFTGDLNFPRRLRLKESRRTPLYNGNIECRLFRFDMVRGANRAPQAD from the coding sequence ATGACCCAAGCCTTCTTTGCCCCTTGCCCGCGCGGCCTGGAGAGCGCGCTCGCCGAAGAACTGCGCGAGATTGCCGTCCGGCCCGGCATGGCCGCGCTGGCGCCGTTCACGGTGCACCAGGAAGTGCCCGGCGGGGTCAACTTCTCGGGCGAGATGGCCGCCGCCTACGCGGTCAACCTGCATTCGCGCATCGCCAGCCGCGTGCTGATGCGGGTGGCCGCGCGCGGCTACCGGCATGAGGACGACATCTATACGCTGGCGCGCGGCGTGCGCTGGGAGCAGTGGTTCTCGCCGGATGAGTCGCTGCGCGTGGATATCACCTCGCACAAGTCGCCGCTGCGCAGCCTGAATTTCACCGCGCTGCGGGTCAAGGACGGCGTCTGCGACGCCATGCGCGAACGCCTGGGGGCGCGCCCGAGCGTCGACACCGTCAGCCCGGATGTGCGCATCTATGCCCACCTGACCGAGCGCGACTGCACGCTGTACCTGGACACCACCGGCGAGCCGCTGTTCAAGCGCGGCTGGCGCACCGAGAAGGGCGAGGCGCCGCTGAAGGAAAACCTGGCCGCCGGCATCCTGCGCCTGGCGGGCTGGGTGCCGGGCCAGACCTTCCAGCCGTTCTACGACCCAATGTGCGGCAGCGGCACGTTCCTGATCGAAGCCGCGCAGGTAGCGCTGGGCATCGCGCCGGGCGGCAGCCGCAGCTTTGCCTTCGAATGGCTCAAGGGCGTCGACACCAAGGCCTGGCAGAAGCTCAAGAGCGACGCGCAGCGCGCACGCATGCTGGCTTCGGCCGATGAACTGCAGGTGGTCGGGTCGGAGATCTCCACCGACATGCTGGCGATCACGCGCGCCAACTGGGAACGCGCAGGCCTGCCGGGCGAGGCGCGCACCAAGCAGGTCGACGCGCGCTTTATCCAGCCGCCTTACGAAGAGCCGGGTTTGCTGCTGATGAACCCGCCGTACGGGGAGCGGATCGCGGTGCGCGGGCAGCGCCGCACGCCGGAGGAAGAGGCGCCACGCGACGAGGTGGAAGAGGCCGCCGCGAACCAGTTCGCCAGCGCATTCGCCACCACGCTCAAGCAGCATTTCGCGGGCTGGCAGGCGTGGGTCTTTACCGGCGACCTGAATTTCCCGCGCCGGCTGCGGCTCAAGGAATCGCGCCGCACGCCGCTGTACAACGGCAATATCGAATGTCGGCTGTTCCGCTTTGACATGGTGCGCGGCGCCAACCGGGCGCCGCAGGCGGACTGA
- a CDS encoding 2-hydroxychromene-2-carboxylate isomerase — translation MSKLVDYYLTPQSPFVYLGHARFTAIAERHGAQVNLKPCDLGKVFSVSGGVPLAQRPPQRQAYRLVELARWSEFLGVPLHPQPTFFPVSGDAASKLLIAAQLAHGTARAMQLTGAIGAAVWAQQRNIADAATLAQIAGETGLDGASLLKASEAQSVQAAYAQNTQDAISAGVFGAPWYVYDGLAHWGQDRLDFLDRALAAA, via the coding sequence ATGAGCAAGCTGGTCGACTACTACCTGACGCCGCAGTCGCCGTTCGTCTACCTGGGCCATGCCCGCTTCACGGCCATCGCCGAGCGGCACGGCGCGCAGGTGAACCTGAAGCCGTGCGACCTAGGCAAGGTGTTTTCCGTTTCGGGCGGCGTGCCGCTGGCCCAGCGCCCGCCGCAGCGCCAGGCCTACCGGTTGGTGGAACTGGCGCGCTGGAGCGAATTCCTCGGCGTGCCGCTGCACCCGCAGCCGACTTTCTTCCCGGTGTCGGGTGACGCGGCCAGCAAGCTGCTCATCGCGGCGCAGCTCGCGCACGGCACAGCGCGTGCGATGCAGCTGACCGGCGCCATCGGCGCGGCGGTGTGGGCGCAGCAGCGCAATATCGCCGATGCCGCCACGCTGGCGCAGATCGCCGGCGAGACCGGCCTGGACGGCGCCAGCCTGCTCAAGGCCAGCGAGGCGCAGTCTGTGCAGGCGGCCTATGCGCAGAACACGCAGGATGCGATCTCGGCCGGCGTGTTCGGTGCGCCGTGGTATGTATATGACGGCCTGGCCCACTGGGGCCAGGACCGGCTCGACTTCCTCGACCGCGCGCTGGCGGCGGCGTGA
- a CDS encoding glutathione S-transferase (K00799: GST, gst; glutathione S-transferase [EC:2.5.1.18]), with protein MKLYASRTSPYARKVRVVMAEKKIDYQMIEEDVWSPETKIGQFNPLGKVPCLVMEDGGAIFDSRVIVEYVDTLTPVSRMIPQGGRERLEVRCWEALADGLLDAALLVRLEATQREAHERSERWVQRQRGKIEAALVAMANGLADKPFCTGTHYSLADVAVGCALSYLDFRFPEIAWRERHANLAALEEKLSKRQSFIDTEPPRG; from the coding sequence ATGAAGCTGTATGCGTCCCGAACCAGTCCCTACGCGCGCAAGGTGCGCGTGGTGATGGCGGAAAAGAAAATTGACTACCAGATGATCGAAGAGGACGTCTGGTCGCCCGAGACGAAGATCGGCCAATTCAACCCGCTCGGCAAGGTGCCGTGCCTGGTCATGGAAGACGGCGGCGCGATCTTCGATTCGCGCGTGATCGTCGAGTATGTCGATACGCTGACGCCGGTCAGCCGCATGATTCCGCAAGGCGGGCGCGAGCGGCTGGAAGTGCGCTGCTGGGAAGCGCTGGCCGACGGCCTGCTCGACGCCGCGCTGCTGGTGCGCCTGGAGGCAACCCAGCGCGAGGCGCACGAGCGCAGCGAGCGCTGGGTGCAGCGCCAGCGCGGCAAGATCGAGGCGGCGCTGGTGGCGATGGCCAACGGCCTGGCCGACAAGCCCTTCTGCACGGGCACGCATTATTCGCTGGCCGATGTGGCGGTGGGCTGCGCGCTGTCCTACCTGGACTTCCGCTTCCCCGAGATCGCCTGGCGCGAGCGTCATGCAAACCTGGCGGCGCTGGAAGAAAAGCTGTCCAAGCGGCAGTCCTTCATCGATACGGAACCGCCGCGCGGCTGA
- a CDS encoding chemotaxis protein CheY, whose amino-acid sequence MTFNPHDRNLSVFHHPVLTVLVDDSKSFIDSLAFQMDASRAVITFTDPREALQWIREAYATRFPGFLPVRVTHDDLTFLTERRTVQLDIDRIYRQIHDVNRFLQPGVIVVDYSMPQMDGLEFCQALQDLPCKTILLTGTADESIAVQGFNHGLIDRYVKKHDSNMVERLDQEIDAMQHAYFATLSRTLRELLTRHSFSFLSDPAMTERVRQITARYGFVEYYLYPNPAGILMLTAQGHATLMVIETRAGLMTQVESAEAYDAPAALIEGLREGRLVPFFWPGNGMYTPACIDWEQYCLPAEHCEGNEEFFYALFDLPRHLLQEPVVSLQGFLADLARNPEAMTGRKRP is encoded by the coding sequence ATGACCTTCAACCCGCACGACAGGAATCTGTCGGTCTTCCATCACCCGGTGCTGACCGTCCTGGTCGATGACAGCAAATCGTTCATCGACAGCCTGGCGTTCCAGATGGATGCCTCGCGCGCGGTCATCACCTTCACCGACCCGCGCGAAGCGCTGCAATGGATCCGGGAGGCCTACGCCACCCGCTTCCCGGGCTTCCTGCCGGTGCGCGTCACCCACGACGACCTGACCTTCCTGACCGAGCGCCGCACGGTGCAGCTCGACATCGACCGCATCTACCGCCAGATCCACGACGTCAACCGCTTCCTGCAACCGGGCGTGATCGTGGTCGACTATTCGATGCCGCAGATGGACGGGCTGGAGTTCTGCCAGGCGTTGCAGGACCTGCCGTGCAAGACCATCCTGCTGACCGGCACCGCGGACGAGAGCATCGCCGTGCAGGGCTTCAACCACGGGCTGATCGACCGCTACGTGAAGAAGCACGACAGCAATATGGTGGAGCGGCTGGACCAGGAAATCGATGCAATGCAGCACGCGTACTTCGCCACGCTGTCGCGCACGCTGCGCGAGCTGCTGACGCGGCATTCGTTCTCGTTCCTGTCCGACCCCGCCATGACCGAGCGCGTGCGCCAGATCACCGCGCGCTATGGCTTTGTCGAGTATTACCTGTACCCCAACCCGGCCGGCATCCTGATGCTGACCGCGCAGGGCCATGCCACGCTGATGGTGATCGAGACCCGCGCGGGACTGATGACCCAGGTGGAATCGGCCGAGGCCTACGACGCCCCAGCCGCGCTGATCGAAGGCCTGCGCGAAGGCCGGCTGGTGCCGTTCTTCTGGCCGGGCAACGGCATGTACACGCCGGCCTGCATCGACTGGGAGCAATATTGCCTGCCAGCCGAGCACTGCGAAGGCAACGAAGAGTTCTTCTACGCACTGTTCGACCTGCCGCGCCACCTGCTGCAGGAGCCGGTGGTCAGCCTGCAAGGCTTCCTGGCCGACCTGGCGCGCAACCCTGAGGCGATGACGGGGCGCAAGCGCCCCTGA
- a CDS encoding adenylosuccinate lyase (Catalyzes two discrete reactions in the de novo synthesis of purines: the cleavage of adenylosuccinate and succinylaminoimidazole carboxamide ribotide~K01756: purB, ADSL; adenylosuccinate lyase [EC:4.3.2.2]) produces the protein MTSSSLSPLTALSPIDGRYAAKADALREWLSEAAFMRNRVKVEVHWLIALAQAGLPDMPKFSAASEAALLALVDKFSEADAARIKEIEAVTNHDVKAVEYWLKEQVKGNAELEAASEFIHFACTSEDINNTSHGMMLKGAREAVVVPALKRVHARLVELAKLNATQPMLSRTHGQPASPTTLGKEMANVAARLARAIQRIEQVELLGKMNGAVGNYNAHLSAYPTFDWEAFSKQVIETRLGLTFNPYTIQIEPHDYMAELFDAVARANTILLDLNRDVWGYISLGYFKQKTKAGEIGSSTMPHKVNPIDFENSEGNLGLANAVLRHLSEKLPVSRWQRDLTDSTVLRNIGVAFGYSLLAYEACLRGLGKLETNPERLDEDLDNCWEVLAEPVQTVMRRFGVPNPYEQLKELTRGKGISREALQTFINGLAIPDDAKKLLLEMTPASYIGKAVVLAERI, from the coding sequence ATGACCTCCTCTTCGCTTTCGCCGCTCACCGCCCTGTCTCCGATCGATGGCCGCTACGCCGCCAAGGCCGACGCGCTGCGCGAATGGCTGTCCGAGGCGGCCTTCATGCGCAACCGCGTCAAGGTCGAGGTGCACTGGCTGATCGCGCTGGCGCAGGCCGGCCTGCCCGACATGCCGAAGTTCTCGGCCGCCTCCGAGGCCGCGCTGCTGGCGCTGGTGGACAAGTTCAGCGAGGCCGACGCCGCTCGCATCAAGGAAATCGAAGCCGTCACCAATCATGACGTGAAGGCCGTCGAGTACTGGCTCAAGGAACAGGTCAAGGGCAATGCCGAGCTGGAAGCCGCCAGCGAGTTCATCCACTTCGCCTGCACCTCGGAAGACATCAACAACACCTCGCACGGCATGATGCTCAAGGGCGCTCGCGAGGCCGTGGTGGTGCCGGCGCTCAAGCGCGTGCACGCCCGCCTGGTTGAGTTGGCCAAGCTCAATGCAACGCAGCCGATGCTGTCGCGCACCCACGGCCAGCCGGCCAGCCCGACCACGCTGGGCAAGGAAATGGCCAACGTGGCCGCGCGCCTGGCGCGCGCGATCCAGCGCATCGAGCAGGTCGAGCTGCTGGGCAAGATGAACGGCGCGGTGGGCAACTACAACGCGCACCTGTCGGCCTACCCGACCTTCGACTGGGAAGCGTTCTCCAAGCAGGTGATCGAGACCCGCCTGGGCCTGACCTTCAACCCGTACACCATCCAGATCGAGCCGCACGACTACATGGCCGAGCTGTTCGACGCGGTCGCCCGCGCCAACACCATCCTGCTCGACCTGAACCGCGACGTCTGGGGCTATATCTCGCTGGGCTACTTCAAGCAGAAGACCAAGGCCGGCGAAATCGGCTCGTCGACCATGCCGCACAAGGTCAACCCGATCGACTTCGAAAACTCTGAAGGCAACCTGGGCCTGGCCAACGCCGTGCTGCGCCACCTGTCGGAGAAGCTGCCGGTGTCGCGCTGGCAGCGCGACCTGACCGACTCGACCGTGCTGCGCAATATCGGCGTGGCCTTCGGCTACAGCCTGCTGGCGTACGAGGCCTGCCTGCGCGGCCTGGGCAAGCTGGAAACCAATCCCGAGCGCCTGGACGAAGACCTCGACAACTGCTGGGAAGTGCTGGCCGAGCCGGTGCAGACCGTGATGCGCCGCTTTGGCGTGCCCAACCCGTATGAGCAGCTCAAGGAGCTGACCCGCGGCAAGGGCATCTCGCGCGAGGCGCTGCAGACCTTTATCAACGGCCTGGCGATCCCGGACGACGCCAAGAAGCTGCTGCTGGAGATGACGCCCGCCAGCTATATCGGCAAGGCCGTGGTGCTGGCCGAGCGCATCTGA
- a CDS encoding NAD(P) transhydrogenase (K00324: pntA; NAD(P) transhydrogenase subunit alpha [EC:1.6.1.2]): protein MEMVNHTVINLIIFVLAIYVGYHVVWTVTPALHTPLMAVTNAISAIIIVGAMLAAGLTEGGVGRVMGTLAVALAAVNVFGGFLVTQRMLEMFKKKEPKAKAPEAKQALAREGA, encoded by the coding sequence ATGGAGATGGTGAACCACACGGTGATCAACCTGATCATCTTCGTGCTGGCGATCTACGTGGGTTACCACGTGGTCTGGACGGTCACGCCGGCCCTGCATACACCCCTGATGGCGGTGACCAACGCGATCTCGGCCATCATCATTGTCGGCGCGATGCTCGCCGCGGGCCTGACCGAAGGCGGGGTCGGGCGCGTGATGGGCACGCTGGCGGTGGCACTGGCCGCGGTCAATGTGTTCGGCGGCTTCCTGGTCACCCAGCGCATGCTGGAGATGTTCAAGAAGAAAGAGCCGAAGGCCAAGGCCCCTGAGGCCAAGCAGGCGCTGGCCAGGGAGGGTGCGTGA
- a CDS encoding NUDIX hydrolase: MSSDWNASVTVAAVIERGGRFLLVEEETADGLRLNQPAGHLDPGESLIRAVIRETLEETAHTFEPRALLGCYMGRSLSSRTGSDVTYVRFAFTGDLGSLDAGRQLDTGIVRTVWMSAEELRACQERHRSPLVMACVDDYLAGKRYALDALYTHPSVLEVGAQP, from the coding sequence ATGTCAAGTGATTGGAATGCCAGCGTGACCGTTGCCGCCGTGATCGAGCGCGGCGGCCGTTTCCTGCTGGTGGAAGAGGAAACCGCGGACGGGCTGCGGCTGAACCAGCCCGCCGGCCACCTGGACCCGGGTGAAAGCCTGATCCGCGCCGTCATCCGCGAAACGCTGGAAGAAACCGCGCACACCTTCGAGCCGCGCGCGCTGCTGGGCTGCTATATGGGCCGATCGCTGTCGTCGCGCACCGGCTCGGACGTGACCTATGTGCGCTTTGCCTTTACCGGCGACCTGGGCTCGCTCGACGCGGGCCGCCAACTCGATACCGGCATCGTGCGCACAGTGTGGATGAGCGCGGAGGAACTGCGCGCCTGCCAGGAACGCCACCGTTCGCCGCTGGTGATGGCCTGCGTCGACGACTACCTGGCCGGAAAGCGCTATGCGCTGGACGCGCTGTACACGCATCCGTCAGTGCTGGAAGTTGGAGCGCAGCCGTGA
- the mnmA gene encoding thiouridylase (catalyzes a sulfuration reaction to synthesize 2-thiouridine at the U34 position of tRNAs~K00566: mnmA, trmU, TRMU; tRNA-specific 2-thiouridylase [EC:2.8.1.-]): MSGKEKRVVVGMSGGVDSSVTAWLLKQQGYEVIGLFMKNWEDDDDSEYCSTRQDWLDVVSVADLIGVDVEAVNFAAEYKDRVFADFLREYSAGRTPNPDVLCNAEIKFKAFLDHAMSLGAETIATGHYARVRQNAAGKFELLKALDHTKDQSYFLHRLNQAQLSRTLFPLGEIPKTRVREIAAEIGLPNAKKKDSTGICFIGERPFRDFLNRYLPTRPGPMETPDGKVVGEHIGLAFYTLGQRKGIGLGGSRDGNGDAWYVARKDMANNTLYVVQGHDHPWLLTPVLNASDLSWVAGEPPAAGAAMAAKTRYRQSDAACTVRAVEGDALTLGFAEAQWAVTPGQSAVLYDGDVCLGGGIIQ; encoded by the coding sequence GTGAGCGGGAAGGAAAAGCGCGTTGTCGTCGGCATGTCGGGCGGGGTCGATTCGTCGGTCACCGCGTGGCTGCTCAAGCAGCAGGGCTACGAGGTCATCGGCCTGTTCATGAAGAACTGGGAGGACGATGACGACAGCGAGTACTGCTCCACGCGCCAGGACTGGCTCGACGTGGTGTCGGTGGCCGACCTGATCGGCGTCGACGTGGAGGCGGTCAACTTCGCCGCCGAGTACAAGGACCGCGTCTTTGCCGATTTCTTGCGCGAGTACTCCGCCGGGCGCACGCCCAATCCAGACGTGCTGTGCAATGCCGAGATCAAGTTCAAGGCCTTCCTCGACCATGCGATGTCGCTCGGCGCGGAAACCATCGCCACCGGCCACTATGCGCGCGTGCGCCAGAATGCGGCGGGCAAGTTTGAGCTGCTCAAGGCACTGGACCACACCAAGGACCAAAGCTATTTCCTGCACCGGCTGAACCAGGCGCAGCTGTCGCGCACGCTGTTCCCGCTGGGCGAGATCCCTAAGACGCGCGTGCGCGAGATCGCTGCCGAAATCGGCCTGCCCAACGCGAAGAAGAAAGACTCCACCGGTATCTGCTTTATCGGCGAGCGCCCGTTCCGCGATTTCCTGAACCGCTACCTGCCGACCAGGCCGGGCCCGATGGAGACGCCGGACGGCAAGGTCGTGGGCGAGCATATCGGGCTGGCGTTCTACACGCTGGGCCAGCGCAAGGGCATCGGGCTGGGCGGCAGCCGCGACGGCAATGGCGACGCCTGGTACGTGGCGCGCAAGGATATGGCGAACAATACGCTTTACGTGGTGCAGGGCCACGACCATCCGTGGCTGCTGACGCCGGTGCTGAATGCGTCGGACCTGTCGTGGGTGGCAGGCGAGCCGCCGGCGGCAGGTGCGGCGATGGCGGCCAAGACGCGCTACCGCCAGAGCGATGCGGCCTGCACGGTGCGGGCGGTGGAGGGCGATGCGCTGACGCTCGGATTTGCCGAGGCGCAGTGGGCGGTGACGCCCGGCCAGTCCGCGGTGCTGTACGACGGCGACGTGTGCCTGGGCGGCGGCATCATCCAGTAA
- a CDS encoding NAD(P) transhydrogenase subunit alpha (K00324: pntA; NAD(P) transhydrogenase subunit alpha [EC:1.6.1.2]) yields the protein MYIGIPQETRAGETRVAATPETVKKYVAQGHKVVVQAGAGVRASQPDGAYEAVGATIGTAAEALGAQLVLKVRAPEAAELAQMKPGAVLVGMLNPFDAENNARMSAANITAFALEAAPRTTRAQSMDVLSSQANIAGYKAVLVAAHHYQRFMPMLMTAAGTVKAARVLILGAGVAGLQAIATAKRLGAVIEASDVRPAVKEQIESLGGKFLDVPFLTDEEREIAQGVGGYARPMPPDWMKRQAELVHQRAIQADIVITTALIPGRKAPVLLQEATVQQMKPGSVVVDLAAAQGGNCPLTVADEVVERHGVVLIGHTNLASMVGADASALYARNVLDFLKLVIDKDGQYTLNLEDDIVAACLMCRDGQVVREAA from the coding sequence ATGTACATCGGCATCCCGCAGGAGACGCGGGCCGGCGAGACTCGTGTCGCCGCCACCCCGGAGACCGTCAAGAAATACGTCGCCCAGGGCCACAAGGTCGTGGTCCAGGCCGGCGCTGGCGTGCGCGCCAGCCAGCCGGACGGCGCGTATGAGGCGGTCGGCGCCACCATCGGCACCGCCGCCGAGGCACTCGGCGCGCAGCTGGTGCTCAAGGTGCGCGCACCCGAAGCGGCCGAACTGGCGCAGATGAAGCCGGGCGCCGTGCTGGTCGGCATGCTCAATCCCTTCGATGCCGAGAACAACGCGCGCATGTCCGCCGCGAACATCACCGCCTTTGCCCTGGAAGCCGCCCCCCGCACCACGCGCGCGCAGAGCATGGACGTGCTGTCGTCGCAGGCCAACATTGCCGGCTACAAGGCCGTGCTGGTGGCCGCGCACCACTACCAGCGCTTCATGCCGATGCTGATGACCGCCGCGGGCACCGTCAAGGCGGCGCGCGTGCTGATCCTCGGCGCCGGCGTGGCTGGCCTGCAGGCCATCGCCACCGCCAAGCGGCTGGGCGCGGTCATCGAAGCCTCCGACGTGCGCCCCGCGGTCAAGGAACAGATCGAATCGCTCGGCGGCAAGTTCCTCGACGTCCCCTTCCTCACCGACGAAGAGCGCGAGATTGCGCAGGGCGTGGGCGGCTATGCGCGCCCGATGCCGCCGGACTGGATGAAGCGCCAGGCCGAACTGGTGCACCAGCGCGCGATCCAGGCCGACATCGTCATCACCACCGCACTGATCCCCGGCCGCAAGGCGCCGGTGCTGCTGCAGGAAGCGACCGTGCAACAGATGAAGCCGGGCTCGGTGGTGGTCGACCTGGCCGCCGCGCAAGGCGGCAACTGCCCGCTGACGGTGGCCGACGAAGTGGTCGAACGCCACGGCGTCGTGCTGATCGGACACACCAACCTCGCCAGCATGGTCGGGGCGGACGCCTCGGCGCTGTACGCGCGCAACGTGCTGGACTTCCTCAAGCTGGTCATCGACAAGGACGGCCAGTACACGCTGAACCTTGAGGACGACATCGTCGCCGCTTGCCTGATGTGCAGGGACGGCCAGGTCGTGCGAGAGGCGGCGTGA
- a CDS encoding NAD(P) transhydrogenase subunit beta (K00325: pntB; NAD(P) transhydrogenase subunit beta [EC:1.6.1.2]), translated as MTGLVSMNLVTLLYLVASVCFIQALKGLSHPASARKGNAFGMIGMAIAVVTTLVLIIKLKNDFLAAGTAQSSVGTGLALIFAALVVGGGIGAYVARKVQMTKMPELVAAMHSLIGLAAVFIAVAAVAEPAAFGIAPAGSHLIPLGNRIELFIGCFVGAITFSGSVIAFGKLAGRYKFRLFQGAPVVFAGQHWLNLLLAVAMVGFGIIFFMSQAWLPFLIMLAIAFVLGVTIIIPIGGADMPVVVSMLNSYSGWAAAGIGFSLNNPMLIIAGSLVGSSGAILSYIMCRAMNRSFFNVLLGGFGGDASAGAAAGTQAQRNVKSGSADDAAFLMGNAETVIIVPGYGLAVARAQHALKELTEKLAEKGVTVKYAIHPVAGRMPGHMNVLLAEAEVPYDQVFEMEDINSEFGQADVVLVLGANDVVNPAAKNDPKSPIAGMPILEAYKAKTIIVNKRSMAAGYAGLDNELFYMDKTMMVFGDAKKVVEDMFKAVD; from the coding sequence ATGACCGGTCTCGTCAGCATGAACCTCGTCACCCTGCTCTACCTGGTGGCCTCGGTCTGCTTTATCCAGGCGCTCAAGGGCCTGTCCCACCCGGCTTCGGCGCGCAAGGGCAATGCCTTCGGCATGATCGGCATGGCGATTGCGGTGGTGACCACGCTGGTCCTGATTATCAAGCTCAAGAATGATTTTCTGGCGGCCGGCACGGCCCAGTCGTCGGTGGGCACGGGCCTCGCGCTGATTTTCGCCGCGCTGGTGGTGGGCGGCGGCATCGGCGCCTACGTAGCCAGGAAGGTCCAGATGACCAAGATGCCGGAACTGGTCGCGGCGATGCACTCGCTGATCGGTCTGGCCGCGGTCTTCATCGCCGTGGCGGCGGTGGCCGAGCCGGCCGCGTTCGGCATCGCGCCGGCGGGCTCGCACCTGATCCCGCTGGGCAACCGCATCGAGCTCTTCATCGGCTGCTTTGTCGGCGCCATCACCTTCTCGGGCTCGGTGATCGCCTTCGGCAAGCTGGCCGGACGCTACAAGTTCCGCCTGTTCCAGGGCGCGCCGGTGGTGTTTGCCGGCCAGCACTGGCTGAACCTGCTGCTGGCGGTGGCGATGGTCGGCTTCGGCATCATCTTCTTCATGTCGCAGGCGTGGCTGCCGTTCCTGATCATGCTGGCGATCGCCTTCGTGCTGGGCGTGACCATCATCATCCCGATCGGCGGCGCCGACATGCCGGTGGTGGTGTCGATGCTGAACTCGTACTCGGGCTGGGCGGCGGCGGGCATCGGCTTCTCGCTGAACAACCCGATGCTGATCATCGCTGGCTCACTGGTGGGCTCCTCCGGTGCGATCCTGTCGTACATCATGTGCCGGGCGATGAACCGCTCGTTCTTCAACGTGCTGCTGGGCGGCTTCGGCGGCGACGCGTCGGCTGGGGCAGCCGCCGGCACGCAGGCGCAGCGCAACGTGAAGTCCGGTTCGGCCGACGATGCCGCCTTCCTGATGGGCAACGCCGAAACGGTCATCATCGTGCCGGGCTACGGCCTGGCCGTTGCGCGCGCCCAACACGCGCTCAAGGAACTGACCGAGAAGCTGGCGGAAAAGGGCGTGACCGTGAAATACGCGATCCACCCGGTGGCGGGCCGCATGCCGGGCCATATGAACGTGCTGCTGGCCGAGGCCGAGGTGCCGTACGACCAGGTCTTCGAAATGGAAGACATCAACAGCGAGTTCGGCCAGGCCGACGTGGTGCTGGTGCTGGGCGCCAACGACGTGGTCAACCCGGCGGCCAAGAACGACCCCAAGTCACCGATCGCCGGCATGCCGATCCTGGAGGCGTACAAGGCCAAGACCATCATCGTCAACAAGCGCTCGATGGCGGCCGGCTATGCCGGGCTGGACAACGAGCTGTTCTACATGGACAAGACCATGATGGTGTTCGGCGACGCCAAGAAGGTGGTCGAGGACATGTTCAAGGCGGTCGACTGA